One window from the genome of [Mycobacterium] stephanolepidis encodes:
- a CDS encoding SDR family oxidoreductase, which yields MPGVQDRVIVVTGAGGGLGREYALTLAGEGASVVVNDLGGARDGSGAGSAMADSVVDEIKAAGGRAVANYDSVATEEGAANIVKTAVDEFGAIHGVVSNAGILRDGTFHKMTYDSWHAVQQVHLYGGYNITRAAWPHFREQGYGRIVVATSTSGLFGNFGQANYSAAKLGLVGLINTLALEGAKYNIHSNAIAPIAATRMTADIAPEAVLDKLPPSFVAPVVGYLCTEESTDNGSVFVVGGGKVQRVALFENAGADFETPPTVDEVAEKWSQIADLSNAVKAGPPSLA from the coding sequence ATGCCGGGAGTGCAAGACCGGGTAATTGTCGTGACCGGAGCCGGTGGAGGTCTGGGCCGTGAATACGCGCTCACCCTGGCCGGCGAGGGCGCCTCGGTGGTCGTCAACGACTTGGGTGGTGCCCGAGACGGATCCGGCGCCGGGTCCGCGATGGCCGATAGCGTGGTCGACGAGATCAAGGCGGCCGGGGGGCGCGCGGTTGCCAACTACGACAGTGTCGCCACCGAAGAGGGCGCGGCCAACATCGTGAAGACCGCGGTCGACGAGTTCGGCGCCATCCACGGTGTGGTCAGCAACGCCGGCATCCTGCGGGACGGCACTTTCCACAAGATGACCTATGACAGTTGGCATGCGGTGCAACAGGTTCACCTGTATGGCGGATACAACATCACCCGCGCCGCATGGCCGCATTTCCGCGAGCAGGGCTACGGTCGCATCGTGGTCGCCACCTCGACCAGTGGTCTGTTCGGCAACTTCGGGCAGGCCAACTACAGCGCCGCCAAGTTGGGACTCGTCGGGCTCATCAACACCCTCGCGTTGGAGGGTGCCAAGTACAACATCCACTCCAACGCGATCGCACCGATCGCGGCCACCCGGATGACGGCCGACATCGCCCCGGAGGCGGTGCTGGACAAGCTGCCACCGTCCTTCGTCGCACCGGTCGTCGGATACCTGTGCACCGAGGAAAGCACCGACAACGGTTCGGTTTTCGTCGTCGGGGGCGGCAAGGTGCAACGCGTCGCACTGTTCGAGAACGCCGGTGCGGACTTCGAGACCCCGCCCACCGTCGACGAGGTCGCCGAGAAGTGGTCGCAGATCGCGGATCTGTCGAATGCGGTCAAGGCCGGCCCTCCCTCGCTCGCATGA
- a CDS encoding MlaE family ABC transporter permease — protein MTTFDTAGTGRPATPSRDAVSGALKEYVRKHPVQAVETAGSQIVLGVRAMQYMFSDLVHRAFPWKEFIHQGAFMAGSAVVPTLLVAIPIGVTLSIQFALLAGQVGASSLAGAASGVAIVRQGASLVAAVLMASAVGSAITADLGSRTMREEIDAMEVMGVSVIRRLVVPRVAAAVLVGVGLTGTTCFVGFLASYLFNVYFQHGAPGSFVATFASFTRVDDLILALLKAILYGLIVAIVACDKGLTTKGGPAGVANSVNAAVVESILVLMLINVLVSQVYVMVFPRHGI, from the coding sequence ATGACCACTTTCGATACGGCCGGTACAGGTCGGCCCGCAACACCGTCTCGTGACGCGGTATCCGGCGCCCTCAAGGAGTACGTCCGCAAGCATCCGGTGCAGGCGGTAGAAACCGCGGGCAGCCAGATCGTCCTCGGTGTACGGGCGATGCAGTACATGTTCTCGGACCTTGTTCACCGTGCGTTCCCGTGGAAGGAATTCATCCACCAGGGCGCGTTCATGGCGGGCAGCGCAGTGGTCCCGACGCTGTTGGTGGCCATTCCCATCGGTGTCACCTTGTCGATCCAGTTCGCCCTGCTCGCGGGCCAGGTCGGCGCTTCCTCGTTGGCAGGCGCGGCAAGTGGTGTCGCGATCGTGCGCCAGGGCGCCTCTCTGGTTGCCGCGGTGCTGATGGCCTCCGCGGTGGGTTCGGCCATCACTGCGGACCTGGGGTCGCGAACCATGCGCGAAGAGATAGATGCCATGGAAGTCATGGGTGTGTCGGTGATCCGACGGCTCGTCGTCCCACGTGTCGCCGCAGCCGTTCTAGTCGGCGTCGGGCTCACGGGCACCACCTGCTTTGTCGGCTTCCTGGCGAGCTATTTGTTCAACGTCTACTTCCAACACGGCGCCCCCGGAAGCTTCGTCGCGACCTTCGCGTCGTTCACCCGGGTCGACGACCTGATCCTGGCGCTGCTCAAGGCCATTCTTTACGGCCTCATCGTCGCCATCGTCGCCTGCGACAAGGGGCTGACCACCAAGGGTGGCCCCGCCGGCGTCGCCAACTCGGTGAATGCCGCGGTCGTCGAGTCGATCTTGGTGCTGATGCTGATCAACGTGCTCGTCAGCCAGGTGTACGTCATGGTCTTCCCCAGGCATGGGATATAG
- a CDS encoding MCE family protein: protein MKNFRAAVIGLSLFVVFAIGVTTLVYGTLRRDTTGSTKGYSAIFTDVTGVRVGDDVRIAGVRVGRVDSIELDGSLAKLKFRVKSNQNLYGNSIVSVTYQNIIGQRYISLSRGLDGSPERLPEGSVIPVERTEPSFDVGALLNGFEPLFTLLDPKQVDNLSNGLIDAFAGDRGALAHVVAQTTEITKSFAGRDQSLGGLIENLNTVLENVAKQNDNLDQLVVQSQNVVGELDNRRQSLVSSIGSATHVVSRIQTIGDNVYPQLQELVYREPGTAAHILANKDQFAFLGSNLPLLLKGLARTMQDGAYGNSYACQLNINGFFPGLNDLVPAIVRHATHGGVAKYTPKCRGIE, encoded by the coding sequence ATGAAGAACTTCCGGGCCGCGGTGATCGGACTATCGCTGTTCGTCGTGTTCGCCATCGGCGTGACGACCCTGGTGTACGGCACCCTGCGCCGTGACACCACGGGCTCGACAAAGGGCTATAGCGCGATCTTCACCGATGTCACCGGTGTGCGCGTCGGCGACGACGTACGCATCGCGGGTGTGCGCGTGGGCCGCGTCGACTCGATCGAACTGGACGGCTCGCTGGCCAAACTCAAGTTCCGGGTGAAGAGCAACCAGAACCTGTACGGCAATTCGATCGTCTCGGTGACCTACCAGAACATCATCGGACAGCGATACATCTCGCTGTCCCGTGGTCTGGACGGCAGCCCGGAGCGTCTGCCCGAAGGCAGCGTGATTCCGGTGGAGCGTACGGAGCCATCCTTCGACGTCGGCGCGCTGCTCAACGGATTCGAGCCGTTGTTCACCCTGCTGGATCCGAAGCAGGTGGACAACCTGTCCAACGGGCTCATAGACGCCTTCGCCGGTGACCGTGGCGCACTGGCGCATGTGGTCGCGCAGACCACCGAGATCACGAAATCTTTTGCCGGACGCGATCAGTCGCTGGGTGGGCTCATCGAGAACCTCAACACGGTTCTGGAGAACGTCGCCAAGCAGAACGACAACCTGGACCAGCTCGTGGTCCAGAGCCAGAACGTCGTCGGGGAGCTGGACAACCGCCGCCAGAGCCTGGTCTCGTCCATCGGTTCGGCCACGCATGTGGTCAGCCGGATCCAGACCATCGGCGACAACGTGTACCCGCAGTTGCAGGAGCTCGTCTATCGCGAGCCGGGTACCGCCGCGCACATCCTTGCCAACAAGGACCAGTTCGCCTTCCTGGGCTCCAACCTGCCGCTGCTGCTGAAGGGCTTGGCCCGCACGATGCAAGACGGTGCGTACGGCAATTCGTATGCCTGCCAGCTGAATATCAACGGGTTCTTCCCAGGCCTCAATGACCTGGTGCCCGCCATTGTCCGGCACGCCACGCACGGTGGTGTCGCGAAGTACACACCGAAATGCCGAGGGATCGAATGA
- a CDS encoding SAM-dependent methyltransferase, whose translation MTDATPARSDDDSWDIASSVGATAVMVAAARAAETRSDTPLIQDPFAQLLVERAGAGAWSVIASDELRQQLAELDPEADRIMQYAVDYQAVRTRFFDGFFERASRAGITQVVILAAGLDSRAYRLDWPAGTTVYEIDQPLVLQYKRQTLDEHDVRSACLRREVPVDLRQDWPAALQQEGFDVTSPTAWLAEGLLMYLPTEAQDRLFELIVDQSAPGSRIAVEAVGPDNAKRHEFRSKMREHFDRARKLAGMDGESLDVGSLMYHDENRTDVPQWLAGRGWTVRAIPAEVEMSDAGRPVHSEEDIRGNTLIEAELKG comes from the coding sequence GTGACCGACGCGACCCCCGCCCGGTCCGATGATGACAGTTGGGACATCGCGAGCAGTGTGGGAGCCACCGCAGTCATGGTGGCCGCGGCGCGAGCGGCCGAAACCCGCAGTGACACGCCGCTCATACAGGATCCGTTCGCGCAGCTGCTCGTCGAACGTGCGGGGGCCGGGGCCTGGTCGGTGATCGCCAGCGATGAGCTGCGCCAGCAGCTCGCCGAACTCGACCCCGAAGCCGACCGGATCATGCAGTACGCGGTGGATTACCAGGCGGTCCGCACTCGATTCTTCGACGGGTTCTTTGAACGGGCGTCACGCGCGGGAATCACCCAGGTGGTGATCCTGGCCGCCGGCCTGGATTCTCGTGCGTATCGCCTGGACTGGCCCGCCGGTACCACCGTGTACGAGATCGACCAGCCGCTCGTGTTGCAGTACAAGCGCCAAACGCTCGATGAGCACGATGTGCGTTCTGCCTGTCTTCGCCGAGAGGTGCCCGTCGACCTTCGGCAGGACTGGCCGGCGGCGTTGCAGCAGGAGGGATTCGACGTCACCTCGCCCACGGCGTGGCTGGCCGAAGGTCTGCTCATGTATCTGCCGACAGAGGCGCAGGACCGGCTCTTCGAACTGATCGTGGATCAGAGTGCACCGGGCAGCAGAATCGCCGTCGAGGCCGTGGGACCGGACAACGCCAAGCGGCACGAGTTCCGCAGCAAGATGCGCGAACATTTCGACCGGGCCCGCAAGCTGGCGGGGATGGACGGAGAGTCCCTTGATGTCGGATCGCTGATGTACCACGACGAGAACCGCACCGATGTCCCCCAATGGCTCGCCGGGCGTGGGTGGACAGTTCGGGCGATTCCGGCCGAGGTGGAGATGTCGGATGCGGGTCGGCCGGTGCACTCGGAAGAAGACATACGGGGGAACACCCTGATAGAAGCCGAGCTCAAGGGCTGA
- a CDS encoding MCE family protein has protein sequence MSPRERRLEDRSKFWIGMVAVGVVTAIIASMLLFRQIGFGYTRYKAEFAQAAQLKKGDYVSVAGVDVGEVKSVVLDGTKVLVDMRVRDEVKLGAETQAAIKTTTLLGSRYVELRPRGAGVIPNKRIALSHTEVPYDLQALLADTAATYEQVDTTKLAQSIDILAKQLEGLPEALPEAMKNLKELSGIVSTRRTQIGELLKSASTVTATLHRQQANLGHLVFQGRDLLGEFVSRKASFQRLMASITKVVDLLSKVVVKDRPAFEKLLQQLRDVTAMASDHDDYVRNLLQILPVPLRNLTNATGSAYSMNINLTNGLVVDNWMCAISSRAEQWGLLEYFKDCA, from the coding sequence ATGAGCCCCCGTGAACGCAGGCTAGAAGACCGCAGCAAGTTCTGGATCGGCATGGTCGCCGTCGGTGTCGTTACGGCGATCATCGCGTCGATGCTGCTGTTCCGCCAGATCGGCTTCGGATACACCCGGTACAAGGCAGAGTTCGCGCAGGCGGCACAGCTCAAGAAGGGCGACTACGTCAGTGTCGCCGGGGTTGATGTCGGCGAAGTCAAAAGCGTTGTGCTCGATGGCACCAAAGTCCTCGTCGATATGCGAGTTCGGGACGAGGTGAAGCTGGGCGCCGAGACCCAGGCCGCGATCAAGACCACCACGCTGCTCGGTTCGCGATACGTCGAGCTGCGGCCGCGCGGTGCAGGGGTCATTCCGAACAAGCGAATCGCGTTGTCGCACACTGAGGTGCCATACGACCTGCAGGCGCTGCTCGCGGATACCGCTGCCACCTACGAACAGGTCGACACGACCAAGCTGGCTCAGTCCATCGACATCTTGGCCAAGCAGCTCGAGGGGCTGCCCGAGGCGCTGCCCGAGGCCATGAAGAACCTGAAAGAGCTTTCGGGAATCGTCTCCACCCGCCGCACGCAGATCGGCGAGTTGCTCAAGAGTGCGTCCACCGTCACCGCGACGTTGCATCGGCAGCAGGCGAACCTCGGGCACCTGGTCTTCCAGGGGCGGGACCTACTGGGAGAGTTCGTATCCCGCAAGGCATCGTTCCAGCGCCTGATGGCATCGATCACCAAGGTGGTCGACCTGCTGAGCAAGGTCGTCGTCAAGGACCGGCCCGCCTTCGAGAAACTGTTGCAGCAGCTGCGAGACGTCACGGCGATGGCCAGTGATCATGACGACTATGTGCGAAACCTATTGCAGATCTTGCCCGTTCCGCTCAGGAACCTGACCAATGCCACCGGTTCGGCGTACTCCATGAACATCAACCTGACCAACGGTCTGGTGGTGGACAACTGGATGTGCGCGATCAGCAGCCGCGCGGAGCAATGGGGTCTGCTCGAGTACTTCAAGGACTGCGCATGA
- a CDS encoding aldehyde dehydrogenase family protein: MTTEISTPADQHAASEPSRIPGIVRGLRETFATGRTREYHWRKAQLVGLERLFSENEAAIATALHEDLGRSSAEAWIADVVGSVVEVVYARKNLRRWMRRKRVRGLPLAQQPAKAWSVPEPYGTVLVIGAWNFPLYLTLGPVVGALAAGNTVAIKPSEIAPASSALMAKLIPQYLDPHAVAVVEGDGSATQELLAQGFDKALFTGGTEIGKRILEGAAQHLTPVALELGGKSPVYVAADANIEVAARRIGYMKGLNSGQVCLAPDYVLVDPAVRDELVEKITAAWAEFQADKESKGLRVVNQRQFDRLVGYLAATEGEVATGGASDASALTIEPTIVVDPSADEPLMQNEIFGPILPVLTADTLDDAIDFINSRPKPLAAYAFTESKRIGNRFIDDVPAGGTVINHLLYHAVIPNLPFGGVGASGMGAYHGKAGFDEFSHLKSTLYKSTKMDLKLPYPPYLEKNLKLMKKLM, translated from the coding sequence ATGACCACCGAGATCTCTACGCCTGCCGACCAGCACGCTGCGTCCGAGCCCTCACGCATTCCGGGGATCGTCCGGGGCCTGCGCGAGACCTTCGCAACCGGCCGGACCCGCGAGTACCACTGGCGCAAGGCGCAGCTCGTCGGCTTGGAGCGACTTTTCTCCGAGAACGAGGCGGCGATCGCCACCGCATTGCACGAGGACTTGGGGCGCTCCTCGGCCGAAGCCTGGATCGCCGACGTTGTCGGGTCGGTCGTCGAGGTCGTCTATGCCCGCAAGAACCTCCGGCGCTGGATGCGGCGCAAGCGGGTGCGGGGTCTTCCGCTGGCCCAGCAGCCGGCCAAGGCATGGTCGGTACCTGAGCCGTACGGCACGGTGCTCGTTATCGGTGCGTGGAACTTCCCCCTGTACCTGACGCTTGGGCCTGTGGTCGGCGCGCTGGCCGCCGGCAACACCGTGGCCATCAAGCCCTCCGAGATCGCGCCTGCCTCATCGGCGTTGATGGCCAAACTGATTCCGCAGTACCTCGACCCGCACGCAGTGGCCGTCGTCGAAGGCGACGGCTCGGCGACGCAGGAACTGCTGGCGCAGGGTTTCGACAAAGCACTGTTCACCGGTGGCACCGAGATCGGCAAGCGCATCCTGGAAGGCGCTGCGCAACACCTGACACCGGTCGCGCTGGAATTGGGCGGCAAGTCACCCGTCTATGTGGCCGCCGACGCCAACATCGAGGTCGCTGCGCGCCGCATCGGATACATGAAGGGCCTCAACTCCGGTCAGGTGTGTCTGGCCCCCGACTATGTCCTTGTGGACCCGGCGGTTCGCGATGAACTGGTTGAGAAGATCACGGCGGCATGGGCAGAGTTCCAGGCGGACAAGGAATCCAAGGGACTGCGTGTGGTGAACCAGCGCCAGTTCGATCGCCTGGTGGGCTATCTGGCCGCGACCGAAGGAGAGGTCGCCACCGGCGGCGCTTCCGATGCGTCCGCGCTCACCATCGAGCCGACGATCGTTGTTGATCCCAGCGCGGACGAGCCGCTCATGCAGAATGAGATCTTCGGCCCGATCCTCCCGGTGCTGACGGCGGACACTCTTGACGACGCCATCGACTTCATCAACTCGCGACCAAAGCCGCTGGCGGCCTACGCCTTTACGGAGTCGAAGCGGATCGGCAACCGATTCATCGACGATGTGCCCGCGGGTGGCACAGTGATCAATCATCTGCTGTACCACGCGGTCATCCCGAACCTGCCCTTCGGTGGAGTCGGTGCCAGCGGTATGGGCGCCTACCACGGCAAGGCTGGATTCGACGAGTTCAGTCACCTCAAGTCGACGCTGTACAAGAGCACCAAGATGGACCTCAAGCTCCCGTATCCGCCGTACCTGGAGAAGAACCTTAAGCTGATGAAAAAGCTTATGTAG
- a CDS encoding NADPH:quinone oxidoreductase family protein, with protein sequence MKAIQAQSLSGPEGLVYTDVEEPRGDNVVVVDVKAAGVCFPDYLMTKGEYQLRMEPPFVPGIETAGVVRSAPAGSGLNPGDRVMAFNFIGGYAERVAVAPSNILPTPPQLDDAEAVALIANYHTMYFAYARRGQLRAGETVLVLGAAGGIGTAAIQIAKGLGAKVIAVVNRTAATEFVKSVGADIVLPLEDGWAKAVREATSGAGVDMVVDPIGGPAFDDAVRTLASEGRLLVVGFAAGAIPTIKVNRLLLRNASLIGVAWGEFLRTHTDYLYETQAGLEKLVAEGMRPPVSARIPLSEGRQALQDFADGKVYGKMVLVP encoded by the coding sequence ATGAAAGCCATACAGGCGCAGTCGCTGTCGGGCCCGGAGGGGTTGGTCTACACCGATGTCGAAGAGCCGCGCGGTGACAACGTCGTGGTTGTCGACGTCAAGGCCGCAGGAGTCTGTTTTCCCGATTACCTAATGACCAAGGGCGAGTACCAGTTACGAATGGAGCCTCCTTTCGTCCCAGGCATCGAAACCGCCGGGGTCGTGCGATCGGCACCCGCAGGTTCGGGACTCAACCCCGGTGACCGGGTGATGGCCTTCAATTTCATTGGTGGGTATGCCGAGCGGGTGGCAGTGGCGCCGTCCAACATTCTTCCGACGCCGCCGCAGCTCGACGATGCCGAGGCCGTCGCCCTCATCGCGAACTACCACACCATGTACTTCGCGTACGCCCGCCGCGGGCAGCTGCGTGCGGGGGAGACGGTGCTGGTGCTCGGTGCGGCCGGTGGTATCGGAACTGCCGCAATCCAGATTGCCAAGGGCCTGGGGGCCAAGGTGATCGCCGTGGTAAACCGAACCGCTGCAACGGAATTCGTCAAGAGTGTCGGTGCCGACATCGTCCTGCCGCTCGAGGATGGCTGGGCCAAGGCGGTTCGTGAGGCGACCAGTGGCGCCGGTGTCGACATGGTGGTGGATCCCATCGGTGGGCCCGCCTTTGACGACGCGGTACGCACCCTGGCCTCCGAGGGCAGGCTGCTGGTCGTGGGATTTGCGGCCGGCGCGATACCGACCATCAAGGTGAATCGATTGCTGCTGCGCAACGCCTCGCTGATCGGTGTGGCCTGGGGCGAATTCCTGCGCACTCACACGGATTACCTCTACGAGACGCAGGCGGGGTTGGAGAAGTTGGTGGCCGAGGGCATGCGACCGCCGGTGAGTGCGCGGATACCGCTGTCAGAGGGCCGACAGGCACTCCAGGACTTCGCCGATGGAAAGGTCTACGGGAAGATGGTCCTCGTTCCGTGA
- a CDS encoding MlaD family protein yields MSGGSFSSSGRGWSDRALLLSGIAVLAILGLVTGLLLAKSKGLLEDTVKVNAQLMNVGDGLPERADVKFRGMLVGAVTSVTPAEDGKPNIVHIDLKSEHASGIPSTVTARVVPSNVFAVSSVQLVDNGDGTALRDGAVITEDTKLPTVLFQTTTNKLRQVLAATERQRGDAPIGLIGVFGEATQGRGDKLLISGARLQAILTEFNAIVSASPNDPSTIAALEKVSAALSTTSPRLLDNLENALVPLRTLAQKQSDVRGLLSAGLHTTGTASTAIDNHIDQMIGIGTHLTPVVGVLAQHSGQFVPIASRIKVLSDAIFENGWDPGRQVLGLNLILSFSPAWTYVRDDCPRYGELAGPSCTTAPETRQWIDIPEVLQPGSYKPPPDIAPPPGTIFPPTAADIMLHGSGPNPQEVDRAANPVLPPFGPPPNPAPAGVAPASFGGNVGPVGSAMERAQLGKALGGDPSASQQLLLGPVARGTTISVSRDSAQPNSVEGGGR; encoded by the coding sequence GTGAGTGGTGGTTCATTCTCATCGAGCGGCCGTGGCTGGTCCGACCGTGCACTGCTTCTCTCCGGTATCGCCGTGCTGGCCATCCTGGGATTGGTGACCGGGCTACTGCTTGCCAAGTCCAAGGGCCTACTGGAAGACACCGTCAAGGTCAACGCGCAGCTCATGAACGTCGGTGACGGTCTGCCCGAACGTGCCGACGTGAAGTTCCGCGGCATGCTCGTCGGCGCCGTCACGTCGGTGACGCCGGCCGAGGACGGCAAGCCGAACATCGTGCACATCGACCTCAAGTCCGAGCACGCCAGCGGAATTCCGAGCACGGTCACCGCACGGGTGGTGCCGAGCAACGTGTTCGCGGTGTCGTCCGTGCAGCTGGTCGACAACGGTGACGGCACGGCATTGCGCGACGGTGCGGTGATCACCGAGGACACCAAGCTGCCGACCGTGCTGTTCCAGACCACCACCAACAAACTGCGTCAGGTGCTTGCCGCCACCGAGCGGCAACGCGGCGATGCGCCGATCGGTTTGATCGGGGTATTCGGCGAAGCCACCCAGGGCCGTGGGGACAAGCTGCTGATCTCCGGGGCACGGCTGCAGGCGATCCTCACCGAGTTCAACGCCATCGTGTCCGCCAGTCCGAACGATCCCTCGACGATCGCCGCGCTGGAGAAGGTGTCGGCGGCGCTCAGCACCACCTCACCGCGACTGTTGGACAACTTGGAGAACGCCCTGGTGCCGCTGCGCACCCTGGCCCAGAAGCAATCCGATGTGCGGGGGCTGCTCTCGGCCGGTTTGCACACCACGGGCACCGCATCGACCGCCATCGACAACCACATCGACCAGATGATCGGCATCGGCACGCACCTGACGCCCGTTGTCGGTGTCCTGGCACAGCATTCGGGCCAGTTCGTGCCGATCGCATCGCGCATCAAGGTGCTGTCGGACGCGATATTCGAGAACGGCTGGGATCCAGGTCGCCAGGTCCTGGGCCTGAACCTGATCCTGTCCTTCAGCCCGGCGTGGACCTATGTCCGCGACGACTGCCCGCGGTACGGGGAGCTGGCCGGACCCAGCTGCACCACCGCACCCGAGACGCGACAGTGGATCGACATTCCCGAGGTACTGCAGCCGGGCAGCTACAAGCCGCCACCGGATATCGCGCCACCGCCGGGAACCATCTTCCCGCCGACCGCGGCCGACATCATGCTGCACGGCTCGGGCCCCAACCCGCAGGAAGTCGACCGGGCCGCCAACCCGGTGCTGCCGCCGTTCGGCCCGCCGCCTAACCCGGCACCCGCCGGAGTGGCACCGGCTTCGTTCGGTGGAAACGTCGGACCGGTCGGAAGTGCGATGGAGCGCGCGCAGCTCGGTAAGGCACTGGGCGGAGATCCGAGCGCCTCGCAGCAGCTGCTGCTGGGCCCGGTGGCCCGCGGGACCACGATTTCTGTCAGCCGTGATTCGGCACAGCCCAATTCGGTCGAGGGAGGCGGACGATGA
- a CDS encoding MlaE family ABC transporter permease has translation MTISTYRPKGVQPIIDAGHRIAQSIRRLGHMLAFFVEAIASVPNALRYYSKEFFRLLADVTWGNGSLVTGGGTVGVAAVLGATIGALIGIEAYNLLNIIGLGPATGFISSLVSTRELAPVMAALAFAMQAGCRFTAQLGAQRINEEIDALDALAIRPIPYLVTTRLMASTVAVVPLYLLCLVISYITCRLLVGISSGGSIGGAYNHYFTMMLSGTDIVYSVIKAVIFVWIASTIQCYFGFNASGGPEGVGVAAGHAMRAAITVVIIVNMLLTMALWGVDAGARFGG, from the coding sequence ATGACTATCTCTACATACCGCCCCAAGGGTGTCCAGCCGATCATCGATGCGGGGCATCGGATCGCCCAGTCGATTCGGCGGCTCGGACACATGCTGGCGTTCTTCGTGGAGGCCATCGCGTCCGTCCCGAACGCGTTGCGCTACTACTCCAAGGAGTTTTTCCGGCTGCTGGCCGACGTCACCTGGGGTAACGGCTCGTTGGTTACCGGTGGCGGAACCGTCGGCGTGGCCGCCGTGCTGGGTGCCACGATCGGCGCCCTGATCGGTATCGAGGCCTACAACCTGCTGAACATCATCGGCTTGGGTCCGGCTACCGGATTCATCTCCTCCCTGGTGTCGACACGCGAGTTGGCGCCGGTAATGGCTGCCCTCGCCTTTGCGATGCAGGCCGGTTGCCGCTTCACCGCGCAGCTGGGTGCTCAGCGCATCAACGAGGAGATCGACGCACTGGACGCGCTGGCGATCCGGCCCATCCCGTACCTGGTCACCACCCGATTGATGGCTTCCACCGTGGCGGTGGTCCCGCTGTACCTGCTCTGCCTGGTCATCAGCTACATCACCTGCCGTCTGCTTGTCGGGATCTCCAGCGGCGGCTCGATCGGCGGTGCCTACAACCACTACTTCACGATGATGCTGAGCGGCACCGACATCGTCTACTCGGTGATCAAGGCCGTCATCTTCGTCTGGATCGCCTCAACCATCCAGTGCTACTTCGGATTCAACGCCTCGGGTGGACCCGAGGGCGTGGGTGTGGCCGCGGGGCACGCGATGCGCGCCGCCATCACCGTCGTGATCATCGTGAACATGCTTCTCACCATGGCGTTGTGGGGAGTCGACGCTGGCGCAAGGTTCGGTGGTTGA
- a CDS encoding MaoC family dehydratase: protein MTAKVFNGIADVAVGDLGVTDWLVVDQERVNTFADATGDHQWIHVDAERAADGPFGGTIAHGLLTLSLLPQFQFQLIQVDNIAMGINYGYNKIRFLNPVRVGSRLRARAEVTHVEQKPGAVDVAILTTVEIEGVDKPACVAESISRFIA, encoded by the coding sequence GTGACCGCCAAGGTGTTCAACGGAATTGCCGACGTTGCGGTGGGTGACCTCGGGGTCACCGATTGGCTTGTGGTCGATCAGGAGCGGGTCAACACCTTTGCCGACGCAACCGGTGACCACCAATGGATTCATGTCGACGCCGAACGGGCCGCCGATGGCCCGTTCGGTGGCACCATTGCCCACGGGCTGCTCACCTTGTCGCTATTGCCGCAGTTTCAGTTCCAGCTGATCCAGGTCGACAACATCGCGATGGGGATCAATTACGGGTACAACAAGATTCGATTCCTGAACCCGGTCCGGGTGGGATCGAGACTGCGTGCCCGCGCCGAGGTGACCCATGTTGAACAGAAACCGGGCGCCGTGGACGTGGCGATCTTGACGACCGTCGAGATCGAAGGTGTCGACAAACCGGCTTGTGTGGCCGAATCGATTTCGCGCTTCATCGCGTAG